Proteins encoded in a region of the Streptomyces sp. NBC_01471 genome:
- a CDS encoding ABC transporter substrate-binding protein, which translates to MTHARTEPVHRPELGNRPGPGRRSVLAAGGALALAASSGLLTGCGADGKDGGGGDRFRAAFTAGGSQETLDPHIAPNFVDQARAKALYDTLGTYADDMSVRKRLAESWESDASGTRWRIRLRKADFHDGKPVTAKDVLYSYRRAADPATGSPSQVLLSAIDFDATRAEGARSVLFVLKAPNFEFPTVFAGPGTEIIPDGTRDFRKPVGSGPFTFVSFTPGGTARYRRWADHWDGAPHIAELEIVPANEESARLNALLSGQVHYASDMAGASVDRLKKEGSTRLLTAERATAQQLLLRTGRKPFDDPRLVRAVQLGLDREALVRVALAGHGEAGNDLFGMGLRGYPQGLRPRERDVGEARSLVKAAGAEGLHITVETSSVDATWETAADLMARQLREVGLKLTANTRAASTYFSEIRTQGVAAFNTTSTLPVSDFLQQRVRGGAARNQTQYASKKFDALLERSRTTRDEKDRPALLARAQKIARDESGLLVWAFSDANDAIGPSVRGLRAAPPNSHDWARFDRVRIG; encoded by the coding sequence ATGACGCATGCCCGGACGGAGCCGGTACACCGGCCGGAACTCGGCAACCGGCCAGGCCCCGGCAGGCGGAGCGTGCTGGCCGCCGGGGGCGCCCTGGCACTTGCCGCGTCCTCCGGCCTGCTCACCGGCTGCGGCGCGGACGGGAAGGACGGGGGAGGCGGCGACCGGTTCCGCGCCGCGTTCACGGCCGGCGGCTCGCAGGAGACCCTCGACCCCCACATCGCCCCGAACTTCGTCGACCAGGCCCGCGCCAAGGCCCTGTACGACACGCTCGGCACGTACGCGGACGACATGTCCGTCCGCAAGCGTCTCGCGGAGTCCTGGGAGAGCGACGCCTCCGGAACCCGCTGGCGAATACGTCTGCGCAAGGCGGACTTCCACGACGGGAAACCGGTGACCGCGAAGGACGTTCTCTACAGTTACCGCCGTGCCGCGGACCCCGCCACCGGCTCCCCCTCGCAGGTACTGCTGTCAGCGATCGACTTCGACGCCACCAGGGCCGAGGGCGCGCGATCCGTCCTCTTCGTGTTGAAGGCGCCGAACTTCGAGTTCCCCACTGTCTTCGCCGGCCCCGGTACCGAGATCATCCCCGACGGTACGAGGGACTTCCGCAAGCCCGTCGGCTCCGGGCCCTTCACCTTTGTGTCCTTCACGCCCGGTGGCACCGCCCGCTACCGGCGCTGGGCCGACCACTGGGACGGCGCCCCGCACATCGCCGAGCTGGAGATCGTCCCCGCGAACGAGGAGTCGGCGCGGCTCAACGCGCTGCTGTCCGGACAGGTCCACTACGCCTCCGACATGGCCGGCGCCTCCGTGGACCGGCTGAAGAAGGAGGGCTCGACGCGACTGCTCACCGCGGAACGGGCCACCGCCCAGCAGCTGCTGCTGCGCACCGGCCGGAAGCCGTTCGACGACCCGCGGCTGGTGCGGGCCGTGCAGCTCGGGCTCGACCGCGAGGCGCTGGTCCGGGTCGCGCTGGCCGGGCACGGTGAGGCGGGGAACGACCTCTTCGGCATGGGCCTGCGCGGCTACCCGCAAGGTCTCAGGCCCCGCGAACGGGACGTCGGCGAGGCGCGGAGCCTGGTGAAGGCGGCCGGCGCGGAGGGGCTGCACATCACCGTGGAGACCAGCTCCGTCGACGCCACGTGGGAGACAGCCGCGGACCTGATGGCGCGGCAGCTGCGCGAGGTGGGGCTGAAGCTGACCGCCAACACCCGTGCGGCCAGCACGTATTTCAGCGAGATCAGGACGCAGGGCGTCGCCGCCTTCAACACCACCTCCACGCTGCCCGTGTCCGACTTCCTCCAGCAAAGGGTCCGCGGTGGAGCGGCCCGCAACCAGACGCAGTACGCATCGAAGAAGTTCGACGCGCTGCTGGAGCGCTCCCGGACCACTCGCGACGAGAAGGACCGGCCGGCGCTGCTCGCGCGCGCCCAGAAGATCGCCCGGGACGAGTCCGGGCTGCTGGTGTGGGCGTTCTCCGATGCCAACGACGCGATCGGCCCGTCGGTCCGCGGACTGCGCGCGGCACCGCCGAACTCGCACGACTGGGCCCGGTTCGACCGGGTCCGCATCGGCTGA
- a CDS encoding trans-aconitate 2-methyltransferase → MTEKKAGTDWPAWQASWDRQQEWYMPDREERFRAMLDMTEALIGPAPVILDLACGTGTITDRVLRRFPDARCTGVDLDPALLTIAAHSFADDRRVEFVTADLTDPGWTRALPRRSYDAVLTATALHWLDTEPLRALYRQLTGVLREGGVFLNADHMVDESAPILNAAARAHAEARKEREQAAGAQDWAAWWSAVAEDPALSEPVRRRFVLLGDPRVPLDAPRPARPTTTDWHTRTLREAGFREARPIWCSPSDAVVAALR, encoded by the coding sequence ATGACGGAGAAGAAAGCCGGTACGGACTGGCCTGCATGGCAGGCCAGTTGGGACCGGCAGCAGGAGTGGTACATGCCCGACCGTGAAGAGCGGTTCCGGGCCATGCTCGACATGACCGAGGCCCTGATCGGCCCAGCCCCCGTGATTCTGGACCTCGCCTGCGGCACCGGCACCATCACGGACCGCGTCCTGCGGCGCTTTCCCGATGCCCGGTGCACCGGAGTCGACCTGGACCCCGCGCTGCTCACCATTGCCGCCCACTCATTCGCCGACGACCGGCGGGTGGAGTTCGTGACGGCGGACCTCACCGATCCGGGCTGGACCCGGGCGCTGCCGCGCCGCTCCTACGACGCGGTCCTCACGGCTACCGCGCTGCACTGGCTGGACACCGAGCCGCTGCGCGCCCTCTACCGCCAACTGACGGGAGTGCTCAGGGAAGGAGGTGTCTTCCTCAACGCCGACCACATGGTGGACGAGTCCGCGCCGATCCTCAACGCCGCGGCCCGTGCCCACGCCGAGGCGCGCAAGGAACGTGAACAGGCCGCCGGGGCGCAGGACTGGGCCGCCTGGTGGAGCGCGGTCGCCGAGGACCCGGCGCTCTCGGAACCCGTACGACGGCGGTTCGTCCTGCTGGGCGACCCCCGGGTGCCGCTCGACGCCCCTCGCCCGGCGCGGCCCACCACCACCGACTGGCATACGCGGACCCTGCGGGAGGCCGGTTTCCGGGAGGCACGCCCGATCTGGTGTTCACCCAGTGACGCGGTGGTCGCCGCACTGCGGTGA
- a CDS encoding class I adenylate-forming enzyme family protein yields MIISTQNPYEPRTYVDHILEHWQKDEDAEALVQGAQRLTRGEARQRLFRLGHALRSQGLVPGDGVGLFLANRVDSVLVQLAVHLIGCRVVFLPPEPGPGELAALVEQSRARAVVTDPLFAQRAAAAAEHSVHAPVLLSLGPSEQGCVDLLALEAECPAVRPDGVPAPEPDEAVTVLYTGGTLGRPKLAAHSHRLYDALVNLMQGAQQGARPTPFPAMDPGTDRVLASTLLTHGSGHLTTIQALVTGSALVVLPEFEAGAALAVLREERITATMFVPPMLYALLDHPECEPGALPALRRIAVGGAASSPSRLQQAVKVFGPVLSQGYGQSEALGIAAFGAEALASEGALRPELWGSCGRAIHDTEIEIRGEGSAAALPVGQVGEVCVRGETVMLGYYEDPERTADALHDGWLRTGDLGYLDAEGYLYLVDRAKDIIVTGSTSDNVYSRVLEDFLLTLPGVRNAAALGVPDEEYGEAVQIFLAVAEGAEIDPDAVRASVTAELGELYAPRETVLLDQLPTTKVGKVDKKALRAAWTKA; encoded by the coding sequence ATGATCATTAGCACACAGAACCCGTACGAGCCACGGACCTACGTGGACCACATCCTGGAGCACTGGCAGAAGGACGAGGACGCCGAGGCGCTTGTCCAGGGTGCGCAGCGGTTGACCAGGGGGGAGGCCCGGCAGCGGCTGTTCCGTCTGGGGCACGCGCTGCGCAGCCAGGGGCTCGTGCCCGGCGACGGAGTGGGGCTGTTCCTGGCCAACCGGGTGGACTCCGTCCTGGTGCAGCTCGCGGTCCATCTCATCGGCTGCCGCGTCGTGTTCCTGCCGCCCGAGCCGGGCCCCGGCGAGCTCGCCGCGCTGGTCGAGCAGTCCCGGGCGCGCGCCGTGGTCACCGACCCGCTGTTCGCGCAGCGGGCAGCCGCGGCGGCCGAGCACAGCGTCCACGCTCCCGTGCTGCTCAGCCTCGGGCCCAGTGAGCAGGGGTGTGTGGACCTGCTGGCGCTGGAGGCCGAGTGCCCGGCGGTGCGTCCCGACGGCGTGCCCGCGCCGGAACCGGACGAGGCCGTGACCGTCCTCTACACCGGCGGCACCCTGGGCCGTCCCAAGCTCGCCGCGCACAGCCACCGGCTCTACGACGCGCTGGTGAACCTGATGCAGGGCGCCCAGCAAGGCGCCCGGCCGACGCCCTTCCCGGCGATGGATCCGGGCACGGACCGCGTACTCGCCTCCACACTGCTCACCCACGGCAGTGGCCATCTCACCACCATTCAGGCGCTGGTGACGGGATCCGCCCTCGTCGTGCTGCCCGAGTTCGAAGCGGGTGCGGCGCTCGCGGTGCTGCGCGAGGAGCGGATCACCGCCACCATGTTCGTACCGCCGATGCTGTACGCGCTCCTCGACCACCCGGAGTGCGAGCCGGGGGCCCTTCCCGCACTGCGGCGGATCGCCGTCGGAGGCGCGGCCTCGTCGCCCAGCCGGCTCCAGCAGGCGGTCAAGGTCTTCGGGCCCGTGCTCAGCCAGGGGTACGGGCAGTCCGAGGCGCTGGGGATCGCTGCGTTCGGCGCGGAGGCCCTCGCGTCGGAGGGAGCCCTGCGGCCCGAGCTCTGGGGCAGCTGCGGTCGTGCGATCCACGACACCGAGATCGAGATCCGTGGTGAGGGCAGCGCCGCGGCGCTCCCCGTCGGGCAGGTCGGCGAGGTGTGCGTCCGGGGCGAGACCGTGATGCTCGGCTACTACGAGGACCCGGAGCGCACCGCCGATGCGCTGCACGACGGTTGGCTGCGCACCGGGGACCTGGGCTACCTCGACGCCGAGGGGTACCTCTACCTCGTCGACCGGGCCAAGGACATCATCGTCACCGGCAGCACCAGCGACAACGTCTACTCCCGGGTCCTGGAGGACTTCCTGCTCACGCTGCCCGGTGTGCGCAACGCGGCGGCCCTGGGCGTACCCGACGAGGAGTACGGCGAGGCCGTACAGATCTTCCTGGCCGTGGCGGAGGGCGCCGAGATCGACCCGGATGCGGTCCGCGCCTCGGTGACCGCCGAGTTGGGAGAGCTGTACGCGCCCCGGGAGACGGTCCTGCTGGACCAGCTGCCGACGACCAAGGTCGGCAAGGTGGACAAGAAGGCGCTGCGCGCCGCGTGGACGAAGGCGTGA
- the panD gene encoding aspartate 1-decarboxylase, which translates to MMRTMFKSKIHRATVTQADLHYVGSVTVDVALMEAADLLPGELVHIVDIDNGARLETYVIEGERGSGVIGINGAAAHLVHPGDLVILISYAQVDDAEARTLRPSVVHVDADNRIVALGADASAPVPGTDQVRAPHARPLAAGA; encoded by the coding sequence ATGATGCGCACCATGTTCAAATCCAAGATCCACCGTGCCACGGTGACCCAGGCCGACCTGCACTATGTCGGGTCCGTCACCGTCGACGTCGCCCTGATGGAAGCCGCCGACCTGCTGCCCGGCGAGCTCGTGCACATCGTCGACATCGACAACGGCGCCCGCCTGGAGACCTACGTCATCGAGGGCGAGCGCGGCTCGGGCGTCATCGGCATCAACGGCGCCGCCGCCCATCTCGTGCACCCCGGCGACCTGGTGATCCTCATCAGCTACGCCCAGGTGGACGACGCCGAGGCGCGTACGCTCCGGCCGAGCGTCGTGCACGTCGACGCGGACAACCGGATCGTCGCTCTCGGCGCCGACGCGTCCGCGCCCGTACCGGGCACCGACCAGGTGCGTGCCCCGCACGCCCGGCCACTCGCCGCCGGGGCCTGA
- a CDS encoding ABC transporter permease/substrate binding protein: MIRLPIGAGVNSAVNFLEDRLPWLFDFLHSVGQGMYDGVYFVLSGPDALMMAAILALIAWWLRGTVAAVLTFAAFFLVDSIELWEQTMQTLSLLIVAVTITMVIAVPLGVWAARNKSVSAALRPILDFMQTMPAFVYLVPGITFFGVGVVPGIVATVIFAMPPGVRMTELGIRQVDEELVEAASAFGATPRSILLRVQLPLALPTIMAGINQIIMLALSMVVIAGMVGADGLGTVVFQAISSVDIGLGFEAGLAVVIVAMYLDRMTGALNQRISPLGRRALAKAASLRSGNALRWRPSTTFAGIGVLVLALLAGGLQFVSGSDDGHPGVKEKDLGKEAGAAPDIGFFPWDEDVAMTYLWKNILERRGYKPSIHQYDVGSMFTAMAGGQVDVEFDAWLPNAQKQYWDKYKDDLVDIGPWYDKTTLEVTVPSYVKGIHSMADLKGRSKEFGGRIIGIEPGTGQMNMLKNKVLPGYGLDKEYKVTDGSSPSMILELQRSLRKHEPVAVVLWSPHWAYSKYKLTKLKDPKKLWGDVNQIRSLGHKSFPQKFPEFYGWLKKMHMSDGQLADLEATIQDEGTGHEEKAVEKWIAKNPGIVDKMAPLSS; the protein is encoded by the coding sequence GTGATTAGACTCCCCATAGGGGCCGGCGTCAACAGTGCCGTCAACTTTCTGGAAGATCGACTGCCCTGGCTCTTCGACTTCCTGCACTCCGTCGGCCAAGGCATGTACGACGGCGTGTACTTCGTCCTCTCGGGCCCCGACGCGCTGATGATGGCGGCGATCCTCGCGCTGATTGCCTGGTGGCTGCGGGGCACGGTGGCGGCTGTCCTCACTTTCGCGGCCTTTTTCCTGGTCGACTCGATCGAGTTGTGGGAACAGACGATGCAGACGCTGTCGCTTCTCATCGTGGCGGTCACGATCACCATGGTGATAGCTGTCCCCCTCGGCGTCTGGGCGGCCCGTAACAAATCGGTGAGTGCGGCCCTCCGGCCGATTCTCGACTTCATGCAGACGATGCCGGCCTTTGTCTACCTGGTTCCCGGTATCACCTTCTTCGGGGTGGGCGTGGTGCCCGGCATCGTCGCCACGGTCATCTTCGCGATGCCGCCGGGCGTACGGATGACCGAACTCGGTATCCGGCAGGTGGACGAGGAACTGGTGGAGGCCGCGTCAGCGTTCGGAGCCACCCCGCGCTCCATTCTGCTGCGCGTACAGCTGCCACTGGCCCTGCCGACCATCATGGCCGGCATCAACCAGATCATCATGCTCGCCCTGTCCATGGTGGTCATCGCGGGCATGGTCGGCGCCGACGGTCTGGGTACCGTCGTCTTCCAGGCCATCAGCTCGGTGGACATCGGCCTCGGCTTCGAGGCGGGCCTCGCGGTGGTCATCGTCGCCATGTATCTCGACCGCATGACCGGTGCGCTCAATCAGCGCATCTCGCCCCTCGGTCGCCGTGCGTTGGCGAAGGCGGCCTCTCTCAGGTCGGGCAATGCCCTGCGGTGGAGGCCCAGCACGACATTCGCGGGCATCGGTGTGCTGGTCCTCGCGCTCCTCGCGGGCGGCCTGCAGTTCGTCTCGGGCTCGGATGACGGCCACCCGGGGGTGAAGGAGAAGGACCTGGGGAAGGAGGCCGGCGCGGCTCCCGACATCGGCTTCTTCCCGTGGGACGAGGACGTCGCCATGACGTACCTGTGGAAGAACATCCTGGAACGGCGCGGCTACAAGCCCAGCATCCACCAGTACGACGTCGGGTCGATGTTCACCGCGATGGCCGGCGGCCAGGTCGATGTGGAGTTCGATGCCTGGCTTCCGAACGCTCAGAAGCAGTATTGGGACAAGTACAAGGACGACCTGGTCGACATCGGCCCGTGGTACGACAAGACCACGTTGGAAGTGACGGTGCCCAGCTACGTCAAGGGAATCCACTCGATGGCGGATCTCAAGGGAAGGTCGAAGGAGTTCGGCGGCAGGATCATCGGCATCGAGCCCGGGACCGGCCAGATGAACATGCTGAAGAACAAGGTGCTTCCCGGGTACGGGCTCGACAAGGAGTACAAGGTCACCGACGGCAGCTCCCCCAGCATGATCCTGGAGCTTCAGAGGTCGTTGCGGAAGCATGAACCGGTGGCGGTCGTACTGTGGTCGCCGCACTGGGCTTACAGCAAGTACAAGTTGACCAAGCTCAAGGATCCGAAGAAGCTGTGGGGCGATGTGAACCAGATCCGCTCGCTCGGCCACAAGTCGTTCCCGCAGAAGTTTCCCGAGTTCTACGGCTGGCTCAAGAAGATGCATATGTCGGACGGGCAACTCGCGGACCTGGAGGCAACCATCCAGGACGAGGGCACCGGCCACGAGGAAAAAGCCGTGGAGAAGTGGATCGCCAAGAATCCGGGCATAGTCGACAAGATGGCCCCGCTCTCCTCCTGA
- a CDS encoding TauD/TfdA dioxygenase family protein, which yields MTSTATSQVTAAPGAATTTDRPAATPPVLREARIPQDGLYEGHRVLERLPADATARPYTLFDVVPQARTIGAEIHGPDLSQPLEPALREELNRALLEWKVLFFRGQNLTSAAQRDFARNWGELEVNPLLARGDSEDVVRFDKAAGAPKTFENVWHTDVTFRERPALGAVLQLREVPPLGGDTMWADMAAAYDNLPQEVKDRIDGASAVHDFIPGFARFYPPEQLAPHQEAFPPVEHPVVRTHPESGRRMLFVNTSFTTRIVGVDSAESDRLLRFLFQQAHVPEYQVRFRWQPGDMAFWDNRATQHYAVNDYASHRRVAERVAIAGDRPF from the coding sequence ATGACCTCCACCGCCACCTCCCAAGTGACCGCTGCGCCCGGCGCCGCCACGACCACCGACCGGCCCGCCGCCACCCCACCTGTCCTGCGTGAGGCACGCATCCCGCAGGACGGCCTGTACGAGGGACACCGCGTCCTGGAACGGCTGCCGGCCGACGCGACGGCGCGCCCGTACACCCTCTTCGACGTCGTCCCGCAGGCCCGCACGATCGGCGCCGAGATCCACGGACCGGACCTCTCGCAGCCGCTGGAGCCCGCACTGCGCGAAGAGTTGAACCGTGCCCTGTTGGAGTGGAAGGTGCTCTTCTTCCGGGGCCAGAACCTCACGTCGGCCGCTCAGCGCGATTTCGCACGCAACTGGGGCGAGCTGGAGGTCAACCCGTTGCTGGCCAGGGGAGACAGCGAAGACGTCGTGCGCTTCGACAAGGCGGCGGGCGCACCGAAAACGTTCGAGAACGTATGGCACACGGATGTCACCTTCCGTGAACGCCCGGCTCTCGGTGCCGTCCTGCAACTGCGAGAGGTGCCTCCGCTGGGGGGAGACACCATGTGGGCCGACATGGCTGCCGCGTACGACAACCTGCCGCAAGAGGTGAAGGACCGTATCGACGGGGCGAGCGCCGTCCACGACTTCATCCCCGGCTTCGCACGCTTCTACCCGCCCGAGCAGCTCGCCCCCCACCAGGAAGCGTTCCCGCCGGTCGAGCACCCGGTCGTGCGCACGCACCCGGAGTCGGGACGGCGCATGCTGTTCGTCAACACCTCATTTACGACCCGGATCGTCGGCGTCGACAGCGCGGAGAGTGACCGTCTGTTGCGATTCCTGTTCCAGCAGGCGCACGTACCCGAGTACCAGGTGCGTTTCCGCTGGCAGCCGGGCGACATGGCCTTCTGGGACAACCGGGCGACCCAGCACTACGCCGTGAACGACTACGCCTCGCACCGGCGGGTCGCCGAGCGGGTCGCCATCGCGGGAGACCGCCCGTTCTGA